Within Caldanaerobius fijiensis DSM 17918, the genomic segment CTATCTTTTTTATCATTAAGGAAGATTGATAAATACAAATTTCTATTGTTCAACAGTAATTCGATATAAGTATTAATAAGCTGGGTATATAGTTTTTGAATTTTTAGAAGCTCGTCCAATTTAATTCTTGTAGGTTTTCCATACAAAAATACACTTTTTGTATGTTCGCTCACATGATCACCTCCTTCCTGCTTATATTTTAGCACATATTCCCTTTACCCGCTGAATTCCGGCTTTCATCTCTACAATGAATTGGAGAGGATTCCCGCCGGTCCTTCCTAAACGCTATAGACCTCTTTCTATCTATGTCCACAGGTGCATCTTTGATTAAGTCCACGCACATCTTGAGATACTTCTCTTCTGCTTCGACCCTTCTCTTTCTATCAACTATCGGCAAAAGTGAATATAAATCAAAGTAGTTCGTTTCCGCTATATCTGAAAATTTGATTTCACCTATGTCTATTATCTTATACCTGTAATCGAGTTTGTTGTCCCCCATCGTATAGTTAATCCCGTTATCCATTTTAGCTTTATCCTTGCCTATATACAGTACCACCTGATACGGCTTAAGTCTGTGCTTCTCCATTATCTCCAATGCGTATCGCAGCATCCTACACGGCATCATTTTGTCGTTTTCGGACTGAAACTCTATATGAACGGCAATCTTTCCCGTATCCGTATCACACCTGAATATCATATCGCTGTCCCTGCGTTCCACTATCCCTAACATTTGGCAGCCATGCGCATATGCATCGTAAAACCGCTCGCCATCTATTTCGTACAAAATATCGGTTATGTTGTCGACCACTTCATCTATGTACTGCTCCAGCAAATATCCGTACAGTTCCGTACAGCCTTCTCCCTGACATGCCTGCATCATTGCACTTATTAATTTCTCCTTTAACTGCTCGTCTTCCCGTATCCTGTCCATTATCTCGCTTTCTATAACTTCACCCGTAAATGCTCAGGTAATCTTCCTGCCCGCTTGGTTCCTCAAAAAAGTCCGAAATGAATTGGAGCAGTACAATCGAAAGCTGGTTCATGCAAAAAATAAAAAGAGGTGTTTAGCCTCTTACTTCAACTAACAAGCCCTCTCTTTTGAGCAACTCTGCTGTGACTCCGTTGCCTTCAACCAGTTTTCTTGAAAAAGTACCGTCATAAATGCATCCCAAGCCACAGGAAGGACTTCTGGCTTTTAATATAACTTTTTCCGCTCCTACCTGCCTGGCTAATTTTAATACCTCATAAGCCCCTCTTAAATAATTCTCTGTCACATCCTCGCCTTTTGCATTTACAACCACTGCACGGCCCTCTAATACATCACTTCCCGCACCACCGCGTATTTCAGAAGGCAACCTGGGAGTAGCCAGGCCACCCAGTTGTTCAGGACACACAGGTATAGCTTTTCCTTCTTTTACAAGTCTATATACCTCTTCATCAATTGATGCCTTGCCGTCATATCTCGTATTGAGTCCAGCCAGACATGCGCTTACGATTATCATACTATCACCTCGATTTCAATTCTACAATGGTTACACCATCTCCACCCTCACCGTACCTACCCGGGCGGAAAGATTGTACGTGGCCGTTACTTTTCAAATACTGCCTTATGCCGTTTTTTAAAACCCCTGTTCCAATGCCGTGAATTACTGTTACCGTGCTTAAATTGGCCAGATATGCGTCATCAATATATTTATCCAGCTCCATTAACGCTTCTTCAAGATTTTTACCCCTTAAATCTATACTCGATGAAATATACATAGACTTCTGCGCTACCATCTTACCTATGCCAGACTTTTTTGACATAGCCTTCGCCGGCTTCTGTTTCTTTATATCGCTAATAGGCACATTTACTTTCATTATTCCCAGCTGTACCAACACCTCATCCCCATTGACCGATTGCACCACACCACGGTTGTTTAAGCTGATCACCAAAACCTCATCCCCTGGTTTTATATCCTCCGGCCGGGCGTCTGCGTATTGTTCCTGTTCCTCATCCTCTGGAAGCACCATACCCAGCATCCTGTTTATCTTCTCCTTAGCTGTTTCTATCTCTTTTATGCGCTGGCGCAAATCCCCTTCTTTCATTTCTTTTCTCAAATCTTTTAGCAATAAATCGGCTTCTCTGCGGACATCTATGAGCAAATTCGACGCTTCACGCCTGGCTTCATCCAATTTCTTTTTGTATTCTAATTTTAGTTCCCGTATTTTCTCTTCATATTCCCTCTTAAGGTTATCCAGCTGTATCCTTAAAGCTTCAGCTTCTTTCCGCTCTTTTTCTGCCATGTTGCGTTTATTCTCAAGGTCTATCACTAGATCTTCAAATTTTATGTTCTCATCGGTCAAAAACCCTCTGGCATGTTCTATGATGCTCTCATCAAGCCCCAACCTGCGGGATATCTCATAGGCATTACTCTTGCCTGGAACCCCTATTAACAACCTGTAGGTTGGCCTCAACGTCTCCACGTCAAACTCTACAGAAGCGTTCTCCGCAAACTCCTTGGTCAAGGCGTATGCCTTTAGTTCGCTGTAATGGGTCGTAGCTATGGTTATAGCCCCTATGCTGCTTACCCTATCCAGTATAGCCATGGCCAATGAGGCCCCTTCCGCTGGATCTGTACCCGCTCCTAATTCATCAAATAGCACAAGGGAATTGCTGTTTACATTTTTTAGTATCTCAACAATATTGGTCATATGAGCTGAGAACGTGCTCAAGCTCTGTTCTATACTCTGCTCATCGCCGATGTCGGCAAATATTCTGTCAAAAACGGCTATAGTCGTACCTTCATCGGCGCTTATGTGCAATCCTGCCTGGGCCATAAGCGTCAGCAGCCCTACCGTTTTAAGAGTAACCGTCTTACCACCTGTATTTGGACCTGTTATAATGAGGGTTGTAAACTGGTCTCCCACATATATATCTATAGGGACGACTACATCAGCGTCTATTAAAGGATGTCTTGCTCCTTTTAAGTTTATATACCTGGAATTATTGAGCACAGGTTCTACTCCATTCATCTTAAAGCTTAATAAAGCTTTTGCAAATATAAAATCAAGCTTTGCGAGAATATCCTGATTTGACCGCAACATATCCGCATTGGCTGCTACCATGTCAGAAAGCTCCATTAAAATCCTCTCTATCTCGTCCCGCTCTTTTAATCTCAGCTGATTAATATCATTGTTTGCCTCCACTATAGCCATGGGTTCGATAAAAAGTGTTGCACCGCTGCTGGACTGATCGTGTATAATCCCGGGAATGGCATTCCTGTATTCCTGTTTAACAGGCAATACATATCTGTTACCCCTCATAGTTATGATATTGTCCTGCAACATCTTCTGGTAATTGGGCGAGGAAATGTATGAGTTGAGCTTTTCCCTTATCTTTTCATTCATATTGATAATCTGCTTTCTGATATTATAAAGGGCTGGACTTGCCGTATCTGCCATCTCTTCTTCGGAAATGATAGCCCTTGTAATGCTGTCGTGTAGCGTTCGATTAACTTTTAACCCGTTTATATAATCTTTTAATAGTACCAAATCGTCATCTTCATCCCCTAGATAGGACTTGACCTTTTCAGCAATTTTTAGGCACTGAGCTATCTTAAGGAGCTCACCCATAGACAATACCCCGCCCATTTCTGCCCTTCTAACAGAATTTTTGATATCTACAAGGCCTTCCAGCGATATACTTCCTTTCCTGTAAATAAGGTTTTTAGCTTCGGTGGTCTCCCTAAGATATGTTTTAACCCTGTCAATATCTGACGTAGGGATGAGCTTTTCAGCCATTTCCCTGCCCATTTCGCTGGCCGTACACTCTTTCAACCTGTCTATCACCCTGTCGTATTCCAGCATCCTGAGTGTTTTTTCGCTTACCAATAGTTATTCCACCCCTTTATAAAAATGCCCTCTGGTAAAATCCAAAATCTTCCTTTTTATAATATCCGCACATTTAAAATCACCATCCAGGCACGACCTGTAACACCTTACCACATCATATACGTTGCTGCCCTTAATAGGAAAATCCAACCTTAGATTTTTGACGCCTGTGCGCAATACGTCATCTATCTTATCAGCCATAAACAGAGGCCTGGAATTGTATATAATGGTATAATTTTCTCCATTTAATCCATCCGGGCGACCCTCAGTCTCTACAGGAAAAACAGCCCCAGTTTGATCCCTCAGGCCCCAAATACCTTGATCCAATACTTTTTTTACCGGATTGTAAGGCGTTATCATAGCCGGTATATAGCCATGGGTTATGACCATAAGCTTTCCACCCACGCGATATGCAATCTCTCTTATCTGAGACAGCTTGAGCTCAGGCGATAAGGTAATCACATCAACACCCTGCTGCCTTAAAACATAAGCCGTCTGGGAATTAAATACATTAAGCGTATAATCGCCATCCAGTATAAAACCCTCACTCTTTAATGGCTGAACAAGCCCCATATTCGATATAACCGCTCTTTTAACGCCCTGATGAGCAAGCTTTTTCGCCGTATCCATAATATCCTTCAAAAGTTCATTCCTGGTAATGTAAGGTAAAGCCCAGGCAAATTCCACGCCTTTTGATACACACATATCCAACACCTTAATCATTTCTTCCGCGTCCATAGACTGAAAGTATATCCCATCTATCCCTGCTTCAACGGCTTTCTCTGCATCCTGAACAATTTTTACCTTTGCGTAGAGCTTAACCCTATCTTCCACCGGCACCGGATTTACCCGGTACTCAGGCTCCTTCAAGGTTCTCTGCCCTGTAAAGCACCTGGCCAACGTCAATTCATCAAGAGCTCTTCGTCTCACACTGTTTATCTCACTTATGGGCAATATGACACCCTCATCCATATCCACATCTACGCAGCTTATGGCATATGGCGTACTGCCGGTTTTTTGTATTTGCTCTTTTACTCTGACGGGTTCAAGGGGCTTTTTAACAGCCTTTTCAACATCTACAAAGCCCTTCACTTCAACAGTATTTTTCCCATCCCATACCACAAGCTTCATCGGCTGATTCAATCTGATCTCCGCGCGGGCTTTAACGCTTATCTTCTGTCCATAAATATCCTCATATGATTTTCTAGCTCTGTCAATAAGCCTGGCATCAAATGTCCTGTATACATCTCCCGGCTTTACGTCTTTTACAGGAATTTCTACGCGGCCATCGGCTTTATCAACCTTCTTGCCGTTTTTAAAAATCGCCGATATCGTAAATCCGGTATCACCTATCATTATGCCGTCGCCTACAGATACTGTCACGTCAAAGTCAAAACTGCCTATGCCTTTTTTGACACTCAAAAGCCTGCCTACATATACGCCGCGGTTTTTCGGGCTTTCAGGGTTTACCACATCTTCTGGATTCTCGCCCAGGATATAACCCCGAGTAAATTTCCTGTTGAAAATGGCCTCTAAATCCCGACGATCTTGTTCTGAAAGCATACCATCCAGAGCTGACCTGTAAGCGCGTATAACCGTAGCCACATACTCAGGTCTTTTCATCCTCCCCTCTACCTTAAGGGAAGCTACTCCTGCGTTGACGATATCCTTCAGCCAATCTATGGTATTTAAATCCTTCATGCTCAAAAGGTAGCGAGCATCTCCTATGGCCTTACCGCCATAAACCAACTGATACAGCTTCCTGCATGGTTGCGCACACCTTCCTCTATTTCCGCTGCGCCCACCTATCAGACTGCTCAAAAGACATTGACCAGAGTAGGATACGCAAAGAGCACCGTGCACAAATACCTCTATTTCCATAGGGGTATTCGCCGTTATATTCCTTATCTCATCAAGAGTCAGCTCCCTTGCCAGCACAACCCGTTTAAATCCCATGCGGTGCAAAAATTTGACGCCTTCTGTATTGTGTACAGTCATCTGGGTGCTGGCGTGGACGGGTAATCCCATATCTATCATCACCTTTGCGGCACCCAGATCCTGTACTATAAAGGCGTCTACTCCCATTTTATAAGCATCGGCAGCATATGATACCATCTCTTTAAGTTCGCCATCATCTACCAAGGTGTTTACCGTCATATATAGCTTTTTGCCATAGAGATGGCAGTAATCTATGGCTTTTTTTAACGTATCCCTATCAAAATTTTGAGCATATGCTCTTGCACTAAAAGCAGTTCCACCTGCGTATACTGCATCAGCGCCATTTTGCACTGCTGCAACCAACGCATCCCAACTTCCTGCAGGTGCTAACAATTCTACACGCATTTGATCATCTCACTTCAGTTTTCGTATTTTGCTGTTTTGGTTGTCAAAGGTATTTATGAATTCATCCAGCTCATTGCGGCTTTTTTCCAATTCTTCTTTCAATCTCTGATTTTCCTGAACCAATGACATGACTTTATTTTGTAATTCGCTTAATTGTGCTGATAGCATCTCTTTTTCCCGTTTTTCCCTCTCCAGTTCATCAGCGATATTTATAGCCGTCAGGATATATACCATAACTGTGCTCAATTTTTTATTATGTTCACTGACTTCTGCAATCTTTTTGTCCACATAAAGGGCCAATTTATGCATATATTCTTCAGGAACAGTTCCTTTCATCACGTACTCATGTCCATTTATCTTTACAACCGTCTTTTTGGTCTCCTCTCCCATAAACAACACCACCTTAAAGCTTATAGCCTTGCCTTTATTTATTCTTCCCCATTAAATATAATTCTCTAATTGCTTTGCTTTTCCTGCAAGCCTTCTTTACTTTTTAAGTATTCCCGCGCCAGCATTATCAAATCACCATATCGATTCTTTTCGGGGTGATCAAGGACTATCTCCAGAAGATACTTTAACACCTGTCCTATAATAGGACCTTCTTTTAAGCCAAATCTCGCTTTAAGGTCGTTGCCATCAATTTTTAGATCTTTCACTGTAAAGGCATTCTCCTGGTTCTTAATAACCTCCAGATCTTTTATAAGCTTTTCAAGGCTTTTGCCCAGGAGCACCTTTGCTCCTCCCGCCATCCTGTCGGCTTTTCTCAATTCGATGAGGTCGTATACCCCATCCCATCCCAATTTAGCCACAAGTCTCCTGGCTGCCGAGAGGGTAGATTGATGATTATAAGTAAACATATGATTCTTGACTAGAAGCAACACCTTATTGATGATATCATTAGGATACTTAAGCCTGCGCAAAACCTTGCTGGCAATCTCGGTAGATTTATACTCATGCCCATAAAAATGGCGTCCGCTTTCATCTTCAAAAACTGTATACGGTTTTCCTATATCGTGTAAAAGCGCTGCCAGCCTTATATGCAACACAGGTGGTGCCATAATACATGCCACCAGATTGTGTTCCAGTACATCATAGACATGGCTTCCAATCTGTTCTAAACCCATGCCATCCATAAGTTCGGGTATTATATACTCCATAAGTCCCGTTATTACAAGGGTATACAGGCCGTCCCTGGCATATGGGCTTAGCAAAAGCTTGTTAAGCTCATCCCTTATCCTTTCTTTTGAAATAGTAGAAAGTTCCTGTTTATGGGCTACCAGTGCGTAATACGTAGAATTTTCTATGCTAAAGCCCAGCTGGGCCTGAAACCTGGCTGCCCTTATCGCCCTCAGAGGATCTTCCCATATGCGCCTGGTAGAACCTGTGCACCTGATAATGCGGTTCTTTAAATCCTCCAGGCCTTTATATGGATCTATAAATACATCGTCTATAGGATCGTATGCCATAGAATTGATGGTAAAATCCCTTCTGGACAGGTCTGTATAGATAGTGCCACCCATTTTATACGTAGGCTTACGCCCGGGAGCATCGTTTCGAAATGGGGTTATCTCTATCTTAACCCCATTTCTTATGAGCAACATGGTACCAAAATCGCCATACGGAATAATGCCGCGAAAAATTCGCGACATCTCTTCCGGCAAAGCATTTGTCGTTATATCCCAATCATTGCTCTCCTTGCCCAGCAGGAGATCTCTTAAAGCTCCTCCTACTACATAAGCCTCGTAACCATTGGCTTTAAATTCTTTACATATATCCACTATGAACTTCGGTATCTCGTACATCGCCCTCATCTTAACCTTGCTCCAAACTCTCTATTTAATTCCTCCACTATTTTATCAAAAACCTCATTGACCTCCTGATCTACAAGGGTCCTCTCCCTGGACCTGAACACTATTGAAAACGCCACGCTTTTGTGGCCCGCTGGCACAGGATCGCCCCTGTAAACATCAAACAGTGTTACACGTTCTACCAGCTCTCCACCACTTCTATGGATAACCTCTTCTATCTCTGCCACTGGCACTTCGTCTGATACGATGATAGCCAGATCCCTTGTAACAGCAGGAAACTTTGGCAACGGCCTGTATGTTTTAGCCATATTGGCCTCTTTAAAGACCATGTTCAAATTAATTTCTCCTAGATATACCCTTTTATTCAAATGGTATATCTCTGCCACATCGGGGTGCACTTCGCCAATTATGCCCACCTTTTGGCCGTTGATGAAAATCTCTGCACTTCTACCGGGATGGAAGGTAGGATCATTTGCCGCTCTAAATTGCGCCCTGATGTTGCACAGATTAAAATACGTCTCTACAATGCCCTTTATGTCATAAAAATCTACTCCATCGCCGTACATCCCAATAGACAACATTCTCACTTCAACAGGCAATTCCTTGAGAGGCAATGCTTTGGGCAGGTAAACCCTTCCTATCTCATAGGCACCAGCCTTTTCTATCTGTCTGTTCATGTTCATGGACAAAACATCCAGCATGGATGGAAGCATGGTAGTCCTCATTACGCTATACTCTTCTCCAAGAGGATTGGCAATCACTATGGCGTTTCTCCTGGGATCTTCTGCGGTTAAAAGTATATTGTCGAAAACTTTAGGACTTACAAAAGAATACGTGATAACCTCGTTTAACCCGCAAGCTCCCATCACATCTCTTGTCATATCCTCAAGCTTCTGCTCATAGGTCTTTAATCCCACCCTGGTCGTGGACCTATCCAGAAGCGATTCAGCTATATTGTCATAGCCGTGTAGCCTGGCTATCTCCTCAGCAATATCTGCTTCCATTTTTAAGTCTTGCCTGTATGTAGGCACGGTCACATCAATAATCCCATCTTTTATCGCGCATTTCAAGCCCAACTTTTCCAGTAAGCTGATCATGTATTCCGCAGTCAACTCTGTTCCGAGCAGCTGATTTATCCGCTGTGGCCTTACAGCTATATTCCACGGCTCCACTGCTTTTTTATAGACATCTATAGTCCCTTTGAGCACCTCTCCTGCACCGATTTCCTGTATCAGCTGTGCTGCCCTATTGACAGCATCCATCGCGAGATTAGGATCTATTCCCCTTTCAAATCTGGAAGACGCCTCGCTTCTCAACCCCAGTTTTCTGGAGGTCTGCCTTACACTGCTGCCGTTAAAGTTGGCTGATTCTATGAGTATCATTTTAGTATCATCAGTGATCTCCGTATCCAGGCCACCCATCACGCCTGCTATAGCCACAGGTCTTTCGGCATCAGCTATCACCAGCATACTATCATCCAGCTCTCTCAAACGATGGTCAATAGTTTCTATCGTCTCTCCCTTTTTAGCCCGCCTTACTATAATCTTCCTGCCTCTTACTTTTTCCAGATCAAAGGCATGAAGAGGCTGTCCCAGCTCCAACATCACATAATTTGTGACATCCACGATGTTATTTATAGGCCTCACACCCGACTTGATAAGCCTCTGCTGCATCCACATAGGTGAAGGACCTATCTTTATGTTTTTCACAATTCTTGCCACGTACCTTGAACAGAGATCATCAGCGATAATCTCTACATCGGCGTAGGCAGCCGCCGCTTCATCAACCTCTTTCACCTCAATAACAGGAGGGCGCAGCTGGCTGTCAAAGACCGCTACCGCTTCTCTGGCCATTCCCACCATGCTCATGCAATCAGACCTATTATGTGTAAGCTCAAAATCTATAACTACGTCATCAAGCCCCAGCGCAGCCTTAGCATCCATACCCAGGGGCAGCTCAGGCAGTATGTATATACCTCCTCTGGACTCACCTGAAACATACTGTTCGTCTATGCCCAGCTCCTCTGCGGAGCACAACATGCCAAAGGATTCCTCGCCCCTTAACTTCTGCTTTCTTATCTTTATGCCATTAGGCAGAGTAGCGCCTATTTTAGCTACCGGAACGTATGCACCCACAAAGACGTTGGTAGCTCCTGTGATTATCTGCAAAAGCTCATCTTTCACATCAACAAGGCATATTAAAAGCTTATCAGCTGAAGGGTGCTTCTTTATGTCTACAATGCGCCCTATAACTACACCCTCTATGTCTTCGCCCAATACCTTATACGTCTCTACTTTTGAACCCGACATGGTAAACTTCTCTACGATCTCTTTTACATCCATTTCCTCGCTTATATCCACATAATCCCTTAACCAATTCATCGACACCAGCATATCATCACCTCCTGTTTAAAATTGTTCTATAAATCTCATATCATTTTCAAACAACAGCCTCATGTCGTCGATTCCATACTTTAACATGGCTATTCTATCGAGTCCCATACCGAATGCAAAACCGCTATATACTTCGGGATCTACCCCTGCCATGGCCAGGACCTTTGGATGTACCATCCCCGCACCAAGTATCTCAATCCAACCGGTATTGCCGCAAACCCTGCAACCCTTCCCTCCGCAGACAAAACATGTCACATCCACTTCCGCACTGGGCTCTGTAAACGGGAAATAGCTCGGCCTGAATTTAGTCTTGGTATTTGGACCAAAAAACTCTCTGGCAAAAACGCCTAACACCCCTTTTAAATCACCCATTGTCACATGCTTATCCACCACAAGCCCTTCTATCTGATGGAAAATAGGCGAATGAGTAGCATCAACCTCATCAGATCTATAAACTCTCCCGGGCACAATGACCCTTATAGGTGGCTTATGTTTTTCCATCGTCCTTATCTGCACAGGGGACGTCTGGCTTCTCAAGACAATGTCTTCATTTATGTAAAAGCTATCCTGTATATCTCGCGATGGGTGGTTTTTAGGTATATTAAGGGCTTCAAAATTATAGTAATCCAGTTCAACCTCCGGTCCATCTTCAGGGCTGTCCACGATATCAAATCCCATACCTAAAAATATATCCTTTATCTGGTCCAGAGTAGATGTCAGGGGATGTCTCTTACCTATCGTCCTAATCTTACCAGGCATGGTCACATCGATTTTTTCTCTCTGTAATCTAGCTTCCTTTTCTCTCTTTGAGATATCCTCTCTCGCCTTAGTCAGTATCTCCTCTATATAATCCCTCAATTGGTTGGCTATCTGACCCATAACAGGTCTTTCTTCAGGAGGCAGCTTTCCCATGCCTTTCAAAACCTCTGTCAGCAAACCTTTTTTGCCCATATATTTTATCCTGATTTTTTCCAGATCGTCAAGATGCACCGCCTTTGCAATCTCTTCAGTAACCTGAGACTTCATGCTCTCAAGCTTTTCTCTCACCGCACAAACCTCCTTTTTTCCTCTGCCTTAAAGCTTCGTATAAGATAACAGCAGCAGATGCCGCCACATTTAGCGATTCAGCCAATCCGACCATGGGTATCTTCACCAGATGGTCGGCCTGTGATTCGCTGATACTGCTGATCCCATTGCCCTCATTGCCAAATACCACGGCGCTATTCATAAAATTTATATCGTACGGATACATATCGCCATTTAAGCTGGTAGCTATAACTCTTATACCCCTTTTTTTAAGAAAATCATATGCTGACAATAGATCGTCTATATAAACCACGGGAATGTGGAAAATACTGCCCATAGATGCCCTTATAGCTTTTGAATTGTATATGTCACCCGTACCCTTTACAGCGATTATGCCGCTCACGCCCATAGCATCGGCTGTCCTTATAATAGTGCCTATATTGCCTGGATCCTGAAGCCCGTCTAAGACTACTATAAGATTATTTTCCCCTTTTATTATATCGTTCAATCCATGTTCTTCCATGTTAACCACAGCCATTATACCCTGAGGTGACTCTACTTCACTGAGCTTGCTCAAGACCTTTTCGCTTACGACATATGTTTTAATGCCGCTATAATAAGTCTTCTCGTCAACGGTAAGAATGTACTCAACCGGAGCATTACTTTTCAGCGCTTCCTCTACCAATTTTATTCCCTCTATCGTATATTTTTTCAGTTGTTGACGATATTTCTTTTGTTTCAGGCTCATAGTCAATTTAACCACAGGGTTGTCAAGACTTGTAATCACCATTGCGTCTTCAAATCCTTTTCTCCAATTTCTTTATATCCGCATTCTTTCCACATACCACCAGAATATCTCCGTCCTCTATTATATAATCTGCACCTGGTGATACCACTATTTCTTCTCCCATTTTCTTTGCCGCTATGACATTTAAACCATATCTCTTTCTCATATTTATCTCCTGTAAGCTCTTTTGTACCCATTCATCTAGTGGAATAATCTCTATAATGCTGTATTCCTTCGATAGCTCTATAAAATCCAATAAATTCGTAGAGACAATACTGCGGGCAACCCTTATGCCCATTTCTTTTTCGGGCATAACCACCCTGTCAGCTCCAACCCTGTAAAGAACCCTGGCGTGCAATTCATTATGAGCCTTAGCTATGACATATTTTACCCCCAGATCTTTGACCAGCATCGTCACCATAGTGCTCGATTGCATATCGCTCCCTATGGTCACCACGGCTACATCAAAATTTTTGACACCCAATGATTTAAGCACGTTTTCATCGGTAGCGTCAGCCTGAACAGCGTGAGTCACTGAATCAGATATAGACTGAACCAGCTCCTCATCTTTATCTATAGCGAGCACGTCATTGCCCATCTCATAAAGGGATCTGGCTACGCTTACCCCAAAGCTCCCCAATCCAATAACAACAAACTGTTTCATACCACTCCACCTCGTTTTTTTACCCTACCATCACTTTTTCGTCAGCAAATTTCATTATAGCTTTGTTTTTCTTCTGCCTCTGAGCCAACGCCATCGCCAGTGTAAGCGGACCAACTCTTCCACTATACATTGTAAGTATTATAACAATCCTGCCAATCACAGTCAACTTTGGAGTCAACCCCAGGGAAAGGCCGACGGTTCCAAAAGCAGAGGTCACCTCATATAACTCGGTTAAAAAATTTGATGCCTCAGTCACAGATAAAACCATCGTAACAGACAAAACAATGCAGATGCTTATAAACGCAATGGCTATTGACCTGTACACAATAGACCTTGGGATAGTCCGCTTAAAAGTCACAGTTTCATCATTGCCTTTTATAACAGAGAGAACCGTAAAGAGGATAACTCCAAAAGTGGTCGTCTTGATACCGCCTCCAGTTCCAGCAGGAGAAGCCCCTATAAACATGAGTATGATGGTCAGAAATTTAGACGCCGTCGTCATATCCGGAAGCGATAAGGTGTTAAAGCCCGCCGTTCTTGGGGTAACAGATTGAAACAGCGACGCCAATATCTTTGTTGAAAAATCTAACGGCTTTAAAGTCTTTGGGTTGTTGTACTCCAATAAAAATATGAGCAGTGCACCGACAACTATTAAGAAGAACGTAATTGTTATCACAAGTCTTGTATGCAAAGTGCATTCATGCAAATGTTTCTGCTGATATATATCCAGAAGGACGTAAAAGCCCAAACCTCCAAAGATTATCAAACCCATTATCACAAGGTTTACAACCCAATCCGAAACATACCCTGTCAAACTATTAAAATTACCCATAAGATCAAAACCTGCATTATTGAACGCAGATATAGAATGGAATAAGCCGTAATATACAGCCTTCTTTAATCCCATCTGGGGCAAAAACCTCAAACTTAAAATAACGGCACCTGTGCTTTCAAACAAGAAGGTTACTATAAGTATATATTTAGCAAATTTAACTATACCTTCGAGGCTATTTACATTAAAAGCCTCCTGCATGACAAGCCTCTCTTTAAAGGTTATTTTTCTGCCC encodes:
- a CDS encoding potassium channel family protein, encoding MKQFVVIGLGSFGVSVARSLYEMGNDVLAIDKDEELVQSISDSVTHAVQADATDENVLKSLGVKNFDVAVVTIGSDMQSSTMVTMLVKDLGVKYVIAKAHNELHARVLYRVGADRVVMPEKEMGIRVARSIVSTNLLDFIELSKEYSIIEIIPLDEWVQKSLQEINMRKRYGLNVIAAKKMGEEIVVSPGADYIIEDGDILVVCGKNADIKKLEKRI
- a CDS encoding TrkH family potassium uptake protein, which encodes MKVKLAPTQVLVLGFAAVILIGALLLTLPIATKSGESAGFLTALFTATSAVCVTGLVVVDTGTYWSTFGQVVIMLLIQIGGLGIMAMSTLFALILGRKITFKERLVMQEAFNVNSLEGIVKFAKYILIVTFLFESTGAVILSLRFLPQMGLKKAVYYGLFHSISAFNNAGFDLMGNFNSLTGYVSDWVVNLVIMGLIIFGGLGFYVLLDIYQQKHLHECTLHTRLVITITFFLIVVGALLIFLLEYNNPKTLKPLDFSTKILASLFQSVTPRTAGFNTLSLPDMTTASKFLTIILMFIGASPAGTGGGIKTTTFGVILFTVLSVIKGNDETVTFKRTIPRSIVYRSIAIAFISICIVLSVTMVLSVTEASNFLTELYEVTSAFGTVGLSLGLTPKLTVIGRIVIILTMYSGRVGPLTLAMALAQRQKKNKAIMKFADEKVMVG